In Fusobacterium sp., one DNA window encodes the following:
- the dhaM gene encoding dihydroxyacetone kinase phosphoryl donor subunit DhaM: MVGMVIVSHSKKLAHEIIELCNEMKKYDFPVVNGSGTTGNHLGSDPMIIKEAIESAYSEDGVLIFGDIGSSILNSEMAMEFLDVEYDRAKIKIADAPIVEGTLIAMAINDGKTSLEDILEELKDLKNFNKV; this comes from the coding sequence GTGGTAGGAATGGTAATTGTATCTCATAGCAAGAAACTTGCTCATGAAATAATTGAATTATGTAATGAGATGAAAAAGTATGATTTTCCTGTTGTAAATGGAAGTGGAACAACAGGTAATCATTTAGGCTCAGATCCTATGATTATAAAAGAAGCTATTGAAAGTGCTTATTCAGAAGATGGAGTTCTAATATTTGGAGATATAGGGAGTTCAATTTTAAATAGTGAGATGGCTATGGAATTTTTGGATGTAGAATATGACAGAGCCAAAATAAAAATAGCTGATGCACCTATAGTAGAAGGGACTCTTATCGCAATGGCTATAAATGATGGAAAAACCTCTTTAGAAGATATACTGGAGGAATTGAAAGATTTAAAAAATTTTAATAAAGTCTAA